The genomic interval GCTGGGCGCCAGGAGCTGGACAGTGTCATTCAGCAGGGCGCCTTCGAGCTTCTTGAAGTCGCTGTCCAGGGTTTCGGAGTACTCGTCCTCGAACTCGCTCATGGGGCACCTCAACAGAGCGGGATTGTGGCAGGAGCATAGGCGGGGCCACCGCGAAGTGTCAAGCCGCCGTCAGGCTGCCCTCAGTCGAGCACGGCCACCGCCCGGACGGGCGAGCCGTCGGCTCCGTCGATGGCCAGCGGAAAAGCCATGAAGCGGCAGCGGGGCGCCCCGATCCGATGGAGATTGGTCAGGTACTCCACCACCGTGATCCCCGCGGGAAAGAAGATGTAATGGGTCGTGCACTCCTCCCGGGGCACCTTCCGCCCGGGCTCGAAGATTCCGGTCCGGACCGTGTAGTCGGGGGGATAGTCGTAGCCCACGGCCTTCACCCGCTTCTGCACGAGCCAGTGGCAGGCATCCGCGGCGGTGAAGGGGGCCTCCCGCCAGAAGCGCGGATCCTCGACGTCCACCCGTCGTGGCCAGTCCGTCCGGAGCAGGACGATATCGCCCGCTCGGACATGGCCGCCTCGCCGCTGCAGGTCGGCGGCGGTGACACCGGCGTTCTCGCCGAGGTGAGTGAGGTCGACGACCGCGGCGTCGCCCACCCACTGATCGAGGGGCATCTCGGCGATGTGGCGATCGCCGGGGAGGAAGTGGCGGGGCGCGTCCACGTGCGTGTAGGCGTGGCAGCCCAGCGTCATGATGGAGGACTCGAAGTTGTCGCCGTTGGCGTGCGAGGCGCGTATCTCGCGGGCGACCTTCCAACGGAAGTGCGGCCGGATCGGGAACGAGAGATCGATCAGGGTGGGCATGGCACCTGGATAGGCGCGACGGGGGCCCCTGTCAAGCGGCGCGGCCGCGCAGTCGCACGCAGAGCTGCAGCGCCGCCCGGGCCGCCGCCGTGGGGTCATCGTCGGCGGGGAGCGCGATCGCGCGCGAG from Candidatus Methylomirabilota bacterium carries:
- a CDS encoding cyclase family protein, yielding MPTLIDLSFPIRPHFRWKVAREIRASHANGDNFESSIMTLGCHAYTHVDAPRHFLPGDRHIAEMPLDQWVGDAAVVDLTHLGENAGVTAADLQRRGGHVRAGDIVLLRTDWPRRVDVEDPRFWREAPFTAADACHWLVQKRVKAVGYDYPPDYTVRTGIFEPGRKVPREECTTHYIFFPAGITVVEYLTNLHRIGAPRCRFMAFPLAIDGADGSPVRAVAVLD